A genomic region of [Eubacterium] eligens ATCC 27750 contains the following coding sequences:
- a CDS encoding heavy metal translocating P-type ATPase, protein MEQYNVTGMSCAACQARVEKAVSKVPGVESCSVSLLTNSMGVEGTAPTDVIIKAVEAAGYGASVKGAKNSSPSMQEQEDALADKTTPVLKKRLTASVIFLIVLMYFSMGHMMWGWPLPSVLEGNHVAMGLIQMLLTIIIMVINQHFFISGFKGLLHRSPNMDTLVALGSGAAFVWSTYALFAMTDCQVRGDMAGVMHYMDEFYFESAAMILTLITVGKMLEARSKGKTTDALKSLMKLAAKTAVLYADGQETCVPVEQVMTGDIFIVRPGENIPVDGVIIEGNTAVNESALTGESIPVDKQEGDQVSAATLNTSGYIKCRATRVGEDTTLSKIIQMVSDAAATKAPIAKIADKVSGVFVPAVITIAVITTIVWLLCGKDLGFALARGISVLVISCPCALGLATPVAIMVGNGVGAKNGIMFKTAISLEQTGKMQIVALDKTGTITEGEPKVTDIITGDGILQNELLTIAYGLERKSEHPLAKAVVNYVEESGDKNSFAEEVTGFKVVAGNGLKGMLDTNVVAGGNLKFISEYCNVSDDLRNKADDLSSEGKTPLFFARDNELMGIIAVADTIKKDSPHAIKELQNMGIRVVMITGDNERSAKAIGKLAGVDEVIAGVLPEGKEKEIARLKEQGSVIMVGDGINDAPALTRADIGIAIGAGTDVAIDAADIVLMKSRLSDVPAAIRLSKRTLTNIHENLFWAFFYNCIGIPLAAGVWIPVFGWTLNPMFGAAAMSLSSFCVVTNALRLNLIKIYDTGKDHIYKKKSRKNKNKTTKGDMAMTKTMNIEGMMCGHCEAAVKKALEAVDGVTEAVVSHENGTAVVTLSKEVDNDVLKKAVEDKDYKVTAVK, encoded by the coding sequence ATGGAACAGTACAATGTTACAGGAATGAGCTGTGCAGCGTGTCAGGCGAGAGTCGAGAAGGCTGTCAGCAAAGTGCCTGGAGTGGAAAGCTGTTCAGTAAGTCTTCTTACTAATTCGATGGGTGTTGAGGGAACTGCACCCACAGATGTAATCATTAAAGCTGTGGAAGCTGCGGGATATGGTGCATCAGTTAAGGGGGCAAAGAACAGCAGTCCTTCAATGCAGGAGCAGGAAGATGCGCTGGCAGATAAGACAACCCCAGTTTTAAAGAAGAGATTAACAGCTTCAGTTATATTTCTTATTGTGCTTATGTATTTCAGTATGGGACATATGATGTGGGGCTGGCCGCTTCCATCAGTGCTTGAAGGAAATCATGTGGCCATGGGCCTTATACAAATGCTGCTTACAATAATAATAATGGTTATTAATCAGCATTTCTTCATAAGTGGCTTCAAGGGATTGTTACATCGTTCACCTAATATGGACACACTTGTTGCGCTTGGTTCAGGAGCAGCATTTGTGTGGAGTACATATGCACTTTTTGCCATGACAGACTGTCAGGTGAGAGGTGATATGGCAGGTGTAATGCACTATATGGATGAATTCTATTTTGAGTCAGCGGCTATGATTCTTACACTTATAACAGTAGGAAAAATGCTTGAAGCCCGCTCAAAGGGAAAGACAACCGATGCATTAAAGAGTCTTATGAAGCTTGCTGCCAAGACGGCAGTACTTTATGCAGATGGGCAGGAAACATGCGTCCCTGTTGAACAGGTCATGACAGGTGATATATTTATTGTAAGACCAGGTGAGAATATACCTGTAGATGGTGTGATCATTGAAGGTAACACGGCAGTTAATGAATCAGCTCTTACAGGTGAGAGTATTCCTGTTGATAAACAGGAGGGGGATCAGGTAAGTGCAGCAACACTTAATACATCAGGATATATAAAGTGTAGGGCGACAAGAGTTGGAGAAGATACAACACTTTCCAAGATAATACAGATGGTGAGTGACGCGGCTGCAACAAAAGCACCTATTGCAAAGATTGCTGATAAAGTTTCGGGAGTATTTGTACCTGCAGTTATAACAATAGCAGTTATAACAACAATAGTATGGCTGTTATGTGGCAAGGACTTAGGATTTGCACTTGCGAGAGGAATCTCAGTGCTTGTAATAAGCTGTCCTTGTGCGTTAGGACTTGCCACTCCGGTTGCGATTATGGTTGGTAACGGAGTTGGTGCAAAGAACGGAATTATGTTCAAGACCGCTATTTCTTTAGAGCAGACAGGAAAGATGCAGATAGTTGCACTCGATAAGACTGGTACTATTACAGAGGGGGAACCCAAGGTTACAGATATTATAACAGGTGATGGAATCTTACAGAATGAGCTTCTTACTATAGCATATGGGCTTGAAAGAAAAAGTGAACACCCACTAGCAAAAGCAGTTGTTAATTATGTTGAAGAGAGTGGCGATAAGAATTCATTTGCAGAGGAAGTGACTGGTTTTAAGGTTGTTGCCGGTAACGGACTTAAGGGAATGCTTGATACAAATGTAGTGGCAGGCGGTAATCTTAAGTTCATTTCAGAATATTGTAATGTCTCTGATGATTTAAGAAACAAGGCTGACGATTTATCATCAGAAGGAAAGACACCGCTTTTCTTTGCAAGAGATAATGAACTTATGGGAATAATCGCTGTTGCAGATACGATTAAGAAAGACAGCCCACATGCTATTAAAGAACTTCAGAACATGGGAATAAGGGTTGTAATGATTACCGGAGATAATGAAAGAAGCGCGAAAGCAATAGGAAAGCTTGCCGGAGTTGATGAGGTTATTGCAGGTGTTCTTCCTGAAGGAAAAGAAAAAGAAATAGCAAGACTTAAGGAGCAGGGAAGTGTTATAATGGTAGGTGATGGCATTAATGATGCACCTGCACTTACAAGAGCTGATATTGGTATTGCAATCGGAGCCGGTACAGATGTTGCTATAGATGCGGCGGATATAGTTCTTATGAAGAGCAGATTATCAGATGTTCCTGCTGCTATAAGACTTTCAAAGAGGACACTTACCAACATACATGAGAATCTGTTCTGGGCATTCTTCTATAACTGTATAGGAATTCCACTTGCAGCAGGTGTGTGGATACCAGTATTTGGCTGGACACTTAATCCAATGTTTGGTGCAGCAGCTATGAGCTTATCAAGCTTCTGCGTAGTAACTAATGCATTAAGACTTAATCTTATAAAGATATATGATACAGGAAAAGACCACATTTATAAGAAAAAGTCTCGCAAAAATAAAAATAAAACGACAAAAGGAGACATGGCTATGACAAAGACTATGAATATTGAGGGTATGATGTGTGGACACTGTGAAGCTGCAGTTAAGAAGGCACTTGAGGCTGTTGATGGAGTTACAGAGGCAGTTGTAAGTCATGAGAACGGAACAGCAGTTGTTACACTTTCTAAGGAAGTTGATAATGATGTATTAAAGAAGGCTGTGGAAGATAAGGATTATAAGGTAACAGCAGTTAAGTAA
- a CDS encoding heavy-metal-associated domain-containing protein produces the protein MGTAIIIGILAVIVVIAVISSVKHMKGEGGCCGGGGDTVPEEKKILDNPVIAVKTVDIEGMHCENCKNSIERSVNKIDGASCQVNLKKKQATIEVDREIDDADIRIAIERLDFKVTGITTNRMEV, from the coding sequence ATGGGAACAGCTATAATAATTGGAATATTAGCAGTAATAGTAGTAATCGCAGTGATAAGCAGTGTTAAGCATATGAAAGGTGAAGGCGGCTGCTGTGGCGGTGGTGGAGATACTGTTCCAGAAGAGAAGAAGATTCTTGATAATCCTGTAATTGCTGTCAAGACTGTTGATATTGAAGGCATGCATTGTGAAAACTGCAAGAATAGTATTGAGAGATCTGTTAATAAGATTGATGGTGCTTCATGCCAGGTTAATCTTAAGAAGAAGCAGGCAACAATTGAAGTTGACAGAGAAATCGATGACGCTGATATAAGAATTGCAATTGAGAGACTTGATTTTAAAGTTACAGGAATAACAACTAACCGCATGGAGGTGTAG
- a CDS encoding metal-sensing transcriptional repressor: MEKECCCHKTKERDAKEYKDLCNRLSRIEGQIRGIKGMVEKDAYCIDILNQVSAAQSALNSFTKVLLDNHIKSCVVRDIKEGKDDTVEELVKTIGKFMR, from the coding sequence ATGGAAAAAGAATGTTGCTGTCATAAGACAAAAGAACGTGATGCCAAGGAATATAAAGACCTCTGTAACAGACTTAGCAGAATTGAAGGTCAGATAAGAGGAATTAAGGGAATGGTCGAGAAGGACGCATACTGTATTGACATTCTTAATCAGGTATCGGCAGCCCAGTCAGCGCTTAACAGTTTTACGAAGGTGCTCTTAGATAATCATATCAAGAGCTGTGTAGTCCGTGATATTAAAGAAGGCAAGGACGATACAGTAGAAGAGCTTGTTAAGACAATTGGCAAATTCATGCGATAA
- a CDS encoding ketopantoate reductase family protein produces MKIKSVAVFGAGAVGSYVIWGLSEKKDISLSVIAKGERAERLKAEGCLINGKTYHPEVLTPEEAKGVDLLIVSLKYGALAGALDDIKEVVSENTIVMSLMNGVDSEEIISTKIDKSHIIYSLIKVASHREEKEYVFNPETTIGIIYGEEAAPFESERVAAIRDLFDGTGLNYRVTDCIKEEIWSKYRLNICNNLPQAIIGAGVGCYTDSEHMKAISEGLRKEVEAVALAKGIDMSRCAGTSSRGSAVPPTARYSTLQDIDAGRHTEIDMFSGTMMRMGKELGIATPYNEYTYHIIKALEEKNDGVFDYDENSEAVTYSK; encoded by the coding sequence ATGAAGATAAAATCAGTGGCAGTATTTGGAGCAGGAGCAGTTGGCTCTTATGTTATATGGGGACTTTCAGAAAAGAAGGATATAAGTTTAAGCGTTATTGCAAAGGGTGAAAGAGCGGAAAGACTTAAGGCAGAGGGCTGCTTAATTAATGGGAAGACATACCACCCGGAGGTATTGACACCTGAGGAGGCAAAGGGTGTTGACCTTCTTATTGTGTCATTAAAGTATGGCGCACTTGCAGGTGCATTAGATGATATTAAGGAAGTTGTCAGTGAGAATACAATTGTCATGAGCCTTATGAACGGCGTTGACAGTGAAGAGATAATATCTACTAAGATAGATAAATCACATATCATTTATTCACTTATAAAGGTGGCGTCACACCGCGAAGAAAAGGAATATGTGTTCAATCCTGAGACTACAATAGGCATTATATATGGCGAGGAAGCTGCACCATTTGAGAGTGAGAGAGTTGCGGCAATAAGAGATTTATTTGATGGAACAGGACTTAATTACAGAGTGACTGACTGTATCAAAGAAGAGATATGGAGCAAGTATAGACTTAACATCTGTAACAATCTTCCACAGGCTATTATTGGAGCAGGTGTTGGCTGCTATACAGACAGTGAGCATATGAAAGCAATCAGCGAAGGATTACGTAAGGAGGTTGAAGCAGTTGCTCTTGCAAAAGGCATTGATATGAGCAGATGCGCAGGTACATCAAGCCGTGGAAGTGCTGTTCCGCCAACAGCAAGATATTCAACACTGCAGGACATTGATGCAGGCAGACATACAGAGATAGATATGTTCTCCGGCACAATGATGCGTATGGGAAAAGAACTTGGAATTGCTACACCATATAACGAATATACATATCACATCATCAAGGCACTTGAAGAAAAGAATGATGGCGTGTTTGATTATGATGAGAACAGTGAGGCTGTGACTTATTCTAAGTAG
- a CDS encoding lysophospholipid acyltransferase family protein, whose amino-acid sequence MIGDREQVYENIRTAVSLNQLNSKVEPGDPKLLREDKEALLRHYIDYRTAYGFCVKKYIAEAIFHAGTSAVGLITQVDGLENLSGIRGPAIVTCNHFSPLDPAIVRFAMRKAGFRRISIVNQDSNLAMKGFVGYMQKYADTMPVSSLKWFMETEFPNQIENALDENKLVLIYPEQEMWFNYRKPRPCKRGAYLYAVKFNVPVISLFVEQQVKSIHLHTFRVHVLPVIYPDRQLDERTASLRMQHTDYEQKCAAYVMAYGKKLTYDFEEGDIVGR is encoded by the coding sequence ATGATTGGTGATAGGGAGCAGGTCTATGAAAATATTAGGACGGCTGTAAGCCTTAATCAGTTGAATTCAAAGGTTGAGCCGGGAGACCCTAAGCTGTTACGCGAAGATAAAGAAGCATTACTAAGACATTATATTGATTACCGCACAGCATATGGTTTTTGTGTGAAGAAATATATTGCAGAAGCTATATTTCATGCCGGGACTTCTGCGGTGGGGCTTATAACACAAGTTGACGGACTTGAGAATCTTTCTGGAATCAGAGGTCCTGCGATTGTAACATGCAATCATTTCAGCCCGTTAGACCCTGCAATTGTCAGGTTTGCAATGAGAAAAGCTGGATTCAGAAGAATAAGTATTGTTAATCAAGATTCTAACCTTGCAATGAAAGGTTTTGTCGGGTATATGCAAAAATATGCCGACACAATGCCCGTAAGCAGCCTGAAATGGTTTATGGAAACTGAGTTTCCTAATCAGATTGAGAATGCACTTGATGAAAACAAACTTGTGCTTATATATCCTGAGCAGGAAATGTGGTTTAATTATCGGAAGCCCCGTCCATGCAAAAGAGGTGCATATCTGTATGCGGTAAAGTTTAATGTGCCGGTGATTTCGCTGTTTGTTGAACAGCAGGTTAAAAGTATACATTTGCACACATTCAGGGTACATGTCCTGCCAGTAATATATCCGGACAGACAGCTTGATGAAAGAACGGCAAGCTTAAGAATGCAGCACACAGACTATGAGCAGAAATGTGCTGCATATGTCATGGCATATGGAAAGAAGCTGACTTACGATTTTGAAGAGGGCGATATTGTAGGAAGATAA
- a CDS encoding glycosyltransferase family 8 protein: MNILYCGDKTMQKGILLSSMSLIKNVDEPLNIYILTVDYGEKGINYKPVDKAFAKYLEEKLNKSDIKVNVFLVDVTRYFVEELPEANMQSRFTACCMLRLFADKTDIKDRVLYLDTDVLCRKGFRDFYHQNMDGIEIAGVSDYYGRWLFGDGYINSGVMLMNMRMIRQNGLLEKCREQCIRKEMFMPDQTAVNTFATRVNLCGRKFNDQRRLHDNTVFQHFTTTFRVFPVIRTVSVKPWEIDKMHNILGLHEYDELLDSYNREHEEYMAVSRIPVFFSINEQYAPYLAVCLKSLAVHVACDERYRIIVMCDNVKNITMIQLRNVIKDYENIDIEFVDIRKKMYEYSESFGQTVTDRQENRLYSGEFTLTIYFRLFIAELFPELNKAVYIDSDTVINDDIAKLYSVDMGDAMFGAVRDTFAGKNTILAHYIENVVGIERNEYVNSGVLLMNLDKIRQAHLADRFLKLMAEYHFDSVAPDQDYINSMCAKEIYFLDKEWNVMPNKGGEYIARPKLIHYNLFDKPWHYSEIPYEEYFWQYAAESGFYPLLIKQRKQYGDNEKKADRENLKKLLARAENIADGDGVKFSDVVGSRFVVDSGFVKDSSDAAK, translated from the coding sequence ATGAACATATTGTATTGTGGTGATAAAACGATGCAGAAGGGGATTCTTTTATCTTCAATGTCTCTTATAAAAAATGTGGATGAACCGTTAAATATATATATTCTCACGGTTGATTACGGGGAAAAAGGTATTAATTACAAGCCGGTTGATAAAGCATTTGCAAAATATCTGGAAGAAAAATTGAATAAATCGGACATTAAAGTAAATGTCTTTCTTGTTGATGTTACAAGATATTTTGTTGAGGAGCTGCCGGAGGCAAATATGCAGAGCAGATTTACTGCGTGCTGTATGTTGCGCCTTTTTGCTGATAAGACAGATATAAAGGATAGAGTTCTTTATCTGGATACTGATGTGCTGTGCAGAAAAGGTTTCAGGGATTTTTATCATCAGAATATGGATGGCATAGAGATTGCGGGAGTTTCTGATTATTATGGCAGATGGCTTTTCGGTGATGGTTACATTAATTCCGGAGTAATGCTTATGAATATGAGAATGATAAGACAGAACGGGCTTCTGGAGAAATGTCGTGAACAGTGCATAAGAAAGGAAATGTTTATGCCTGACCAGACGGCTGTTAATACATTTGCAACAAGAGTTAATCTGTGCGGAAGAAAGTTTAATGACCAGAGGAGGCTGCATGACAACACTGTTTTTCAGCATTTTACAACTACCTTCCGGGTGTTTCCAGTGATAAGGACTGTTTCAGTCAAGCCGTGGGAGATTGATAAAATGCATAATATACTTGGGCTTCATGAATATGATGAGCTTCTGGATTCTTATAACAGGGAGCATGAAGAGTACATGGCAGTTTCACGTATTCCTGTGTTTTTCTCGATTAATGAACAGTACGCACCATATCTGGCAGTGTGCCTTAAATCGCTGGCTGTACATGTGGCTTGTGATGAGCGTTACCGCATAATTGTTATGTGCGATAATGTGAAGAATATTACGATGATTCAGCTTCGTAATGTGATAAAGGATTATGAAAACATAGATATTGAATTCGTTGATATAAGAAAGAAAATGTACGAATATTCTGAAAGCTTTGGACAGACAGTTACTGACAGACAGGAAAACAGGCTTTATTCAGGCGAGTTTACACTGACGATATATTTCAGGTTATTTATTGCAGAGCTTTTTCCAGAGCTTAATAAAGCTGTGTATATTGACTCTGATACCGTAATAAATGATGACATTGCAAAGCTTTATTCAGTTGATATGGGAGATGCAATGTTTGGTGCAGTAAGAGATACATTTGCAGGAAAGAATACAATACTGGCTCATTACATTGAAAATGTAGTGGGAATAGAGCGGAATGAATATGTCAATTCAGGAGTGCTTCTTATGAATCTTGATAAGATAAGACAGGCTCATCTGGCAGACAGATTCTTAAAGCTTATGGCTGAATATCACTTTGACAGTGTTGCACCTGACCAGGATTATATTAATTCCATGTGTGCAAAAGAAATATATTTTCTTGATAAGGAATGGAATGTTATGCCTAACAAGGGCGGGGAGTATATAGCAAGACCGAAGCTGATACATTATAACCTGTTTGACAAGCCGTGGCATTACAGCGAGATTCCGTATGAGGAGTATTTCTGGCAGTATGCGGCGGAGTCGGGATTTTATCCGTTGCTGATTAAACAGCGCAAGCAGTATGGGGATAATGAAAAGAAAGCTGACCGTGAGAATTTAAAGAAGCTTCTTGCAAGGGCTGAGAATATTGCGGACGGTGATGGGGTTAAGTTTTCTGATGTTGTGGGAAGCAGATTTGTTGTGGATAGTGGTTTCGTGAAGGATAGCAGTGATGCTGCAAAATAA